CAACAAAGAAAACCAATAAAGAGGTGATCGTTGTACGCGAAAGTGTTTTAGAAACACAAATATTGATAATATCAGAAAAATTTGTGTTTTTTGTCTCTTCAAGCTCTTCACGAATACGATCAAAAATAATAATCGTGTCGTTAAGGGAATATCCAATCAGTGTTAAAACAGCGGCTAAAACATCCAGACTAAATTCAATATCAAATAAAATAATAGCGCCTAACGTAATGGTAATATCATGCATCAACGTAATAATAGAAGCAATAGCAAACTTCCATTCAAAACGAACGGCAACATAGATTAAGATACCAATCATGGCTAAAATAGCCGATATAATACCTTTGGATCGCAGTTCACTTCCGATTTTTGGTCCAACAATATCGACTTTTCGGATATCAAAGGCACCTGTATCTTTCAAAAGTGTACGGATATGATCTCCAATATCTTGTGAAACACTGTCACTGACCGTTGAAAAACGAATCACAATCTCTTCAGGGGAACCAAATTCTGTAATCAATGCCCCTGCAAACAATTTATCTTTTGCAAGGTCTTCTCTAATTTTATCCAGAGGGGCCTGTTGCTCATATTTTATTTGAACAACGGTTCCGCCAACAAAGTCAACACCGTAATTAAATCCTTGGGTAAAGACAAGGATTAAGGAGATGAACGCTAAAAAAAGTGTGGTCATGACAAAAGCACGACCGTATTTCATAAAATTATAAATTTTACCTTTTGAAAAAAACTCCATTAGAGACCTCTCTTTTTCATACCAAACCAAAAACGAATACTATGGTTTTTCTCGATATAAGACATCAATAGCTCATACATTCCGTGTGTTCCTAAAATGGCTGTCAGCATTGAAATTAAGTTACCAATAAGCATACTAATGGCAAACCCTTTGATAGGCCCCGTACCATACACATAAAGGATAATAGAAGAAACGGCCAAGGTTAAGTTACCATCGACAATGGCACTCATCGCATTTTCATACCCTTTTTCAACTGCTTGTCTCACCGCGATACCTTGTCGTAAAAGTTCACGAATACGCTCATTGATAATCACGTTTGCATCCACCGCCATACCCAGACTTAACACAATACCTGCCATACCTGGAAGCGTTAACGTGGCTCCAAAAAGCGCCATAATAGCAACTAAAAGCACCAGGTTGACAAACAATGCAAAGCTCGCAAAAACACCTGCCATGTGGTAGTAAAGTATTAAAAATCCAACTATCAGAAAAAATCCAGAGATCAAAGCAATGGTACTTGCTTGAATACTATCAGCTCCCAAAGATGGTCCAACACTTCGTTTTTCAAGCAGTGTAACAGGCGCTAATAAAGCTCCACTGCGAAGGGCAATCGCCACATCGTGTGCCTCTTTAACGCTAAAGCCACCGCTGATTTGTCCACTTCCGCCACCAATGCGTTCACGAATCACAGGATCGGAATAGACTTTGTTATCTAAAACAATCGCCAAACGATTGCCAATGTTATTGGCGGTAAAATCACCAAAGATTTTTGCACCCTCAGAGTTCAGTGTAAAGTTAATCACAGGCTGATGCGTCTCACTAAAAGCAACTTTTGCATCACTGAGCATACTTCCATCAAGTACAGGAATCTCTTTTAAAATATGGCGAACCTGCTCACTTCTCGCATCGGATAAAATCACATCACCATACTGTGCCGCTTCTGTTGGACTCATCGTATTGACACGATCTTTTCGTTTCTCATCCACTGCCATCAGCTGTAAATGTGCCGCTTTTGCGATCAATTCACGCGCACGTTGCTCATCTTCCGCTGTTTTAATACCAGGCAGTTCGACAACAATTTTATCGCTGCCTTGTCGTGCAACATTGGGTTCAGCCAAACCAAATTGATCCAAACGGTTACGAATGGTCTCAACCGCTTGTGAAATAGCATATTCACGAATCAGTTCTTTTTCTTTATCATTTAAAGAGAGCGTGTAGCGAAGTGACTCTTTTGAAACTTGCAAACCGCTAATGGTTTTAAGCATCTCATCGAGTTTTTTCTCTTCATCTTTATCAAGAAGTGTTAAAGAGAGCACCTCTTCATCAATTTTAAAATCGTCGATAATAATATCTCCACTTTGCGCGAAGAATTTGATACTTGAAGCAATAGATTTAACTTTGGATTTGATAGCTTCTTCGGTTTGCACACCTAAGACCATATGAAGACCGCCTTGAAGATCAAGACCTAAGGCAATTTTAGCCCCTTTTTCACTTTGCAAGAAAGTAGGCATTGAAAAGCCTACTCCAAAAATAATTGCAATCAGAAAAATGACTAAACGGTAATTAAATTTACCTTTAGGCATCGATTTTCTTTGCGATATACTCTCTTGAAACCTTCACAATGACGCCTTCATCATTAAGCTTAACTTTGATAGAATCTTCTTCAGGTTTCACGACTTCACAAATCAAACCTCCACTGGTAATGACTTTGTCGCCTTTTTTGAGTGCCTCAAGCATTTCTTTGTGCTTTTTTACCTGCTTTTGTTGGGGTCTAATCACAAGAAAATAGAAAATTGCGAAAAGAACAACGAGTGGGAGTAAAGAAGAGAGTAAACTTGCAGAACCTTGCATGGAAATCCTTTATGAAAAAAAATTTAGAGATATATTTTACCCGCATTTACATAATAAAAGCCTTTGTTATAGCACTCTTGCTTTCTGCCTTTATCTACCTCGAATATTTTGAACTAACATTGCTCATACTTAACTCCCTCCTAGCCTTTGCGGGATTTTACCTCCTCTTGGGCGAAAATCGCGTGGTATGGTTTTGGAGTGGTCTGTTTATGGGGCTTTTATGGTTTTACTGGATTAGTTTTAGTTTTGTCTATTACGATTTGAGCTTTCTCATCCCATTCATCATTTTCGGTGTGGCTTTCGTTTATGGCATTCTTTTTTGGCTGATTGGACGCATTGGAAGCACTATGTATCTCCAAGCGCCATTGCTATTTGGAGTGAGCTTTGTCGATCCTTTTGGTTTTAATTGGCTAAAGCTTGAAGTGATCTTCATTGATACCTATTTTTCAACCACACACCTTGCCTTTGGACTCTTTTTAAGCGGAATTACCCTTTTAAAAGCTCTTCCAAAATGGTTTAAAGCAGCAGCGCTGATTCCGCTTCTAGGAGCTCTTTACCAGACAACTCCCACGGTGACGCTTCCGAAAATGGACATTGCTATCCCTTCAATGAACATTCCTCAATCCCAACGTTGGGATGAGAAGTACCAACAAGAGGCGATTGATCTGAATTTTTCGTTGATTGAACACGCCATTGCGCAAAATAAAGAGCTGATTATTTTCCCAGAGAGTGCTTTTCCACTTTACCTAAACCGAGCACCTCGTTTGATTGAAGCGCTCAAAGTGTATTCTCAAAAGATTACCATTGTTACAGGATCGTTAACGTATGAAGAGGATCAAGGATTTTTTAACTCGTCGTATCTTTTTCAAAAGGGAGAGATGCAGATTGCCCATAAAATTATTCTGGTTCCGTTTGGTGAAGAGATACCTTTCCCCAGTTTTATGGTTGAGCTCATCAATAAACTCTTTTTTGATGGAGCCAAAGATTATCAAAAAGCAAAAGAGCCACAAGATTTTGTGATCAACGGGATCTCGTTTCGAAGTGCCATTTGCTATGAAGGAACCAATCCTAAACTTTTTGAAGGCAATCCCAAACAGATGATTGTTATCAGCAATAATGCGTGGTTTAGCCCATCCATTGAGCAAACGCTGCAATATCTACTTTTGCGGCTGTATGCGAAAAAATATCAAACGGTGATTTATCACAGTGCCAACAGCGGAAAAAGCGGAGTCATTCTGCCTTAAAGGCACTCTTTTGAGTGCCTTTAAACGCTTTACATGTAAACTATTTTTTGAGTGCTTTAAAGAGCTCTAAACTGTCCAATTTTTCCCACGGATAATCACTCTGTCCCACCTGTCCACGCGCTGCAACATCAGCATACAAGAAGGTTTCGCCACTTGGCTTATCCAACCCAAATTTTGCAGTAATCCAACGCGGTGTTAAACTAAAGGTTTCAAGCACAAATGTAGAAAGATCATCATCTCCGATACTGGTATACGTTCCTGACGTATCAACAGCGATAGAGACAGGTTTGGCAACGCCAATAGCGTAAGAGAGCTGAACGGAGCATTTTTTAGCCAAACCTGCGGCTACAATGTGTTTTGCAATCCAACGTGCTGCATAAAGTCCACTACGATCGACTTTGGTGTAATCTTTACTCGATTGTGCACCGCCACCAATGGGAGAGTAGCCACCAAAACTATCCACAATCAATTTACGACCCGTGAGTCCAGAATCATGTAATGAACTGTGGTTGACATAACGACCCGTTGGGTTGATGTGAATAATGGTGTTATTAGGATCATAAAGCTCTGTTGGAAGCCCTGTATCGTCAATCAATCCTTTGATGAGAGAACGAACCTCTTCAATGGAGAGATGCTCATTGGAAGGGGCAGAGACAACAATGGTATGAATTTTTTGAGGTTTGCACTCTTCAAAATTTTGTTTCGTACCGTAATCCACCGTCACTTGCGTTTTAATGTCAACGCCTAGTTTATGGTTGTGGGTTAGGGCATAGCTGTAGACTTTATCGCACAGCATTCTGGCATACGTAATTGCCGAAGGCATAAAATCAGCGGTCTCAGAAGAGGCAAAACCAAACATAATACCTTGATCGCCTGCGCCAATTTCGCCGCTCTCTTGGTCAACACCTTGGTTGATGTCGCTGCTTTGTTGATTCAGAAGCACTTGCACTTTCACATCATCGGGGTGAAGACACTGCTCTTTGGTAAAGGCAGATTTTCCATCGTACCCAATTTTTGCCAGTGCATCTTTCACGATTGTTTCATAATCTGTGAAAGAGAGAATACTTTTCGTATTAACCTCGCCACCAATGATGACATGCTTTCCAGCCACAAAAACCTCACTCGCAACGCGTGAATTTTTATCCGCGATCAGGAGTCTGTCAACAATGCTATCGGCAATGATGTCAGCACATTTGTCAGGATGCCCTGGGCTTACCACTTCAGAGGTAAAAAGGTAGTGTTTTGTGTGTTCCATTTTTGTTTTCCATTTCTTTGTTTTCCCATTTTCAGACACGTTTTTTAAAAAATTATTCGTTTTTTAAAACCCCTTCGGGTGTAAAAATGCTTGTTTTTTAAAAACTTTTATGCTTTCGAGCAAAGCATCTCAAGCATAAAGTCTGAAAACTTGTTTTCCATCCTTTTGTTTTCCATTTACGGTTTCAAGAAGAGACGAAACATAAAGTAAAATTAAAAGTTTGAACCAAGGCTCCCTTGAGCCCACCGCTTGCTAAGAAGAGTATAATACTCTCTTTATTCTAAAAATTTCTTTGTTCATTATGGTACTATGAAATGATAAGATTCCACACACCCATACTGATAAAAGAGAAGAGAATGCCTAAAGCTAGGGCATTAATCAACAATTCTCGGTTCAGCCCTCCCCTGATGCCAAAAACCACGGCAAGTGTCATCGGAGGCATCGCCGTTTCCAAAAAAGTAACCTTGACCCATTCGGCTTTTAAATCGGCAAAAACGTAAAATCCTATGAGCATCAAAGATGGTGCAATGACCATTTTAAGGCTGAGTGCGACCATGTTTTCTTTAAAGTAAAGCGAGAGCGTTCGAAACTCTAACTTCATGCCTACAATGGCTGTAACCAAGGGAATCAATGTCGCTTGAAACTTATCCAGTATGGTTTCAATCAGCGGCGGAAATTCCGTGCCTTGAAATCCAATGGCAACAAAAATGGCAAGCAGTGGCGGAGAAAAAGCCACCTGTTTGGCAACATCGCGCACCCGCTGTTCTCTCCCGCCACCCCATGCAATAAGAGGAATTCCAAACGCCATCAGGGCAATAAACGTCCCCATTTGATCGTACACGAGCGCGTAACTGACCGCATGCAACGAGTAAAATGACTCGATGTAGGAAAAGCCAACAAAGCCTGTATTGCCAAAACCAACAATAACCATCATCGTGACAAGATTTTTTCGGTCCAGTTTCATCAAACGCCCAGCACAATAGCCCAGAGCCAAAGAGAGCGCCATCGTAATGTACGCAATGAGAATAATCAAAAAAACTTCATGGCTAAAGGTCATATGGCGTATTTTGGAAAGGGCAAGGGCAGGGAGGGAAAAGTAGATCACAAACTCGGTTAACGCCTCTGAAATATCGTGTTTGATTTTTTTAAACAGATACCCTAAGGCAACAAAAATAAAGACAGGAGCAACATTTTCAATCATCATAACTTCTTTTACATGTAAAGGCAAAAAGGTGCAAAAATTACCACGGTTTCGTCGTGCAATTTTCCAAAGCGTTTTCTAACATACCTAAAAATTTCTCGCGTGATAAGACACACGCACCTAAAGATTGGAGGTGATCGGTCGGTAACTGACAATCAATAAAATCGCCCCCTAATGCGTTCACTTTCTCGCAAAGTCCTACCAAAGCGGCTTTAGAAGCATCACTTTGGGTCGAAAACATCGACTCACCGCAAAACACACCTCCAAGATAGAGTCCATACAAACCGCCTACCAATTTTTCCTCACAAAAGGTCTCCACCGAATGCGCAAAACCCTTTACATGTAAAGCACAAAACGCCTCAATTAACGCTTCACTGATCCAGCTTTTTTGCCCTTTCGCGATCCTCGTTTCCAAACATTGGCGCATCACCTCTTCAAAGCAGGTGTCATAGCGTATCTCAAAATGTTTCATACGTTTGGCTAAACTTTTGGAGATTTTGATGTCGGAGGGAAGCAGAATCAGTCGAGGATTG
Above is a genomic segment from Sulfurospirillum halorespirans DSM 13726 containing:
- the metK gene encoding methionine adenosyltransferase, giving the protein MEHTKHYLFTSEVVSPGHPDKCADIIADSIVDRLLIADKNSRVASEVFVAGKHVIIGGEVNTKSILSFTDYETIVKDALAKIGYDGKSAFTKEQCLHPDDVKVQVLLNQQSSDINQGVDQESGEIGAGDQGIMFGFASSETADFMPSAITYARMLCDKVYSYALTHNHKLGVDIKTQVTVDYGTKQNFEECKPQKIHTIVVSAPSNEHLSIEEVRSLIKGLIDDTGLPTELYDPNNTIIHINPTGRYVNHSSLHDSGLTGRKLIVDSFGGYSPIGGGAQSSKDYTKVDRSGLYAARWIAKHIVAAGLAKKCSVQLSYAIGVAKPVSIAVDTSGTYTSIGDDDLSTFVLETFSLTPRWITAKFGLDKPSGETFLYADVAARGQVGQSDYPWEKLDSLELFKALKK
- the secD gene encoding protein translocase subunit SecD, which codes for MPKGKFNYRLVIFLIAIIFGVGFSMPTFLQSEKGAKIALGLDLQGGLHMVLGVQTEEAIKSKVKSIASSIKFFAQSGDIIIDDFKIDEEVLSLTLLDKDEEKKLDEMLKTISGLQVSKESLRYTLSLNDKEKELIREYAISQAVETIRNRLDQFGLAEPNVARQGSDKIVVELPGIKTAEDEQRARELIAKAAHLQLMAVDEKRKDRVNTMSPTEAAQYGDVILSDARSEQVRHILKEIPVLDGSMLSDAKVAFSETHQPVINFTLNSEGAKIFGDFTANNIGNRLAIVLDNKVYSDPVIRERIGGGSGQISGGFSVKEAHDVAIALRSGALLAPVTLLEKRSVGPSLGADSIQASTIALISGFFLIVGFLILYYHMAGVFASFALFVNLVLLVAIMALFGATLTLPGMAGIVLSLGMAVDANVIINERIRELLRQGIAVRQAVEKGYENAMSAIVDGNLTLAVSSIILYVYGTGPIKGFAISMLIGNLISMLTAILGTHGMYELLMSYIEKNHSIRFWFGMKKRGL
- the yajC gene encoding preprotein translocase subunit YajC, producing MQGSASLLSSLLPLVVLFAIFYFLVIRPQQKQVKKHKEMLEALKKGDKVITSGGLICEVVKPEEDSIKVKLNDEGVIVKVSREYIAKKIDA
- a CDS encoding apolipoprotein N-acyltransferase, giving the protein MKKNLEIYFTRIYIIKAFVIALLLSAFIYLEYFELTLLILNSLLAFAGFYLLLGENRVVWFWSGLFMGLLWFYWISFSFVYYDLSFLIPFIIFGVAFVYGILFWLIGRIGSTMYLQAPLLFGVSFVDPFGFNWLKLEVIFIDTYFSTTHLAFGLFLSGITLLKALPKWFKAAALIPLLGALYQTTPTVTLPKMDIAIPSMNIPQSQRWDEKYQQEAIDLNFSLIEHAIAQNKELIIFPESAFPLYLNRAPRLIEALKVYSQKITIVTGSLTYEEDQGFFNSSYLFQKGEMQIAHKIILVPFGEEIPFPSFMVELINKLFFDGAKDYQKAKEPQDFVINGISFRSAICYEGTNPKLFEGNPKQMIVISNNAWFSPSIEQTLQYLLLRLYAKKYQTVIYHSANSGKSGVILP
- the aat gene encoding leucyl/phenylalanyl-tRNA--protein transferase, with the protein product METKILIPQLHARDYTFPDPRIASDEGLLAWGGDLKPERLLRAYVQGIFPWFNEGDPILWWSPNPRLILLPSDIKISKSLAKRMKHFEIRYDTCFEEVMRQCLETRIAKGQKSWISEALIEAFCALHVKGFAHSVETFCEEKLVGGLYGLYLGGVFCGESMFSTQSDASKAALVGLCEKVNALGGDFIDCQLPTDHLQSLGACVLSREKFLGMLENALENCTTKPW
- a CDS encoding AEC family transporter; its protein translation is MMIENVAPVFIFVALGYLFKKIKHDISEALTEFVIYFSLPALALSKIRHMTFSHEVFLIILIAYITMALSLALGYCAGRLMKLDRKNLVTMMVIVGFGNTGFVGFSYIESFYSLHAVSYALVYDQMGTFIALMAFGIPLIAWGGGREQRVRDVAKQVAFSPPLLAIFVAIGFQGTEFPPLIETILDKFQATLIPLVTAIVGMKLEFRTLSLYFKENMVALSLKMVIAPSLMLIGFYVFADLKAEWVKVTFLETAMPPMTLAVVFGIRGGLNRELLINALALGILFSFISMGVWNLIIS
- the secF gene encoding protein translocase subunit SecF, with the translated sequence MEFFSKGKIYNFMKYGRAFVMTTLFLAFISLILVFTQGFNYGVDFVGGTVVQIKYEQQAPLDKIREDLAKDKLFAGALITEFGSPEEIVIRFSTVSDSVSQDIGDHIRTLLKDTGAFDIRKVDIVGPKIGSELRSKGIISAILAMIGILIYVAVRFEWKFAIASIITLMHDITITLGAIILFDIEFSLDVLAAVLTLIGYSLNDTIIIFDRIREELEETKNTNFSDIINICVSKTLSRTTITSLLVFFVVLTLYIFGGEIIHGFSFTMLLGVIIGTYSSIFISAPFLMLIGFSVEKYKAKIALREKNRIEKNKMRSMYEKGTV